A window of Nicotiana tabacum cultivar K326 chromosome 24, ASM71507v2, whole genome shotgun sequence contains these coding sequences:
- the LOC142178388 gene encoding uncharacterized protein LOC142178388 has product MHTYYIKQGEAWNVRVKQAAWLTQKILGAAIQGRLYTRDRLIRWGSITTPVCALCEEADEDHEHLFFECKYSATIWGKLLQWAGISRVVKGWTEEISWATSFASGRRSSATLYRLMLTCAVYHIWQERNWRIFRNQKRLVEDMEEEKE; this is encoded by the exons ATGCACACGTACTACATAAAGCAAGGTGAAGCATGGAATGTCAGAGTTAAACAAGCAGCATGGTTGACTCAGAAGATTCTAGGAGCTG CCATACAAGGCAGGTTATACACCAGAGATAGACTTATTAGATGGGGCAGCATAACAACTCCAGTCTGTGCTTTGTGTGAGGAAGCTGATGAGGATCATGAACATTTATTTTTTGAGTGCAAATATTCAGCAACTATATGGGGGAAGCTACTGCAATGGGCGGGAATAAGTAGAGTTGTCAAAGGATGGACTGAGGAGATCAGCTGGGCTACAAGTTTCGCATCAGGGAGAAGATCATCGGCAACCTTGTATAGACTGATGCTAACGTGTGCTGTTTATCACATATGGCAGGAGAGGAATTGGAGAATTTTTCGAAATCAGAAGAGGCTAGTTGAGGACATG gaagaagaaaaagaatag
- the LOC107774362 gene encoding protein MIZU-KUSSEI 1-like, with amino-acid sequence MRQYEQTVSTLPRTSSCNSSKKLIIPSNYQKSNSIFNDPFEDNNFSYSPIIHKSRGGVNFNFLKSFLRIISFPTILPTCMWLNLSPNLSVIPISLGRKFTGTLFGHRRGHVSFAIQNNPTSEPILLIEFAISTSALVKDMSSGLVRIALECEKAPRGSRHVRLFKEPRWTMYCNGRKCGYALSRACAGSDRHVLRTVQNVSVGAGVIPVVDDGRKCSESEGELLYMRAKFERVVGNRDSEAFYMMNLDGNGGPELSIFLIRT; translated from the coding sequence ATGAGACAATATGAACAAACAGTTTCTACCCTTCCAAGAACAAGCAGCTGCAATAGCTCAAAGAAGTTGATCATTCCATCTAATTACCAAAAATCAAATTCTATTTTTAACGATCCTTTTGAGGATAATAATTTCTCATATTCACCTATTATTCACAAAAGCCGTGGCGGAGTCAACTTTAATTTTCTCAAGTCTTTTCTAAGAATTATCTCATTCCCTACAATACTTCCTACGTGCATGTGGCTTAATCTCTCGCCCAATCTCTCTGTTATACCGATCTCCCTTGGCCGGAAATTCACCGGAACTTTATTCGGTCATCGGAGAGGCCACGTCAGCTTCGCCATTCAAAATAATCCCACGTCAGAACCAATTCTTTTGATTGAATTTGCCATCTCTACATCTGCTTTAGTCAAAGACATGTCATCGGGTCTTGTCCGAATCGCATTGGAGTGCGAGAAAGCACCACGTGGCAGCCGGCACGTGAGGCTTTTCAAAGAACCAAGGTGGACTATGTATTGCAACGGCAGGAAGTGTGGGTACGCGCTTTCACGCGCGTGTGCGGGCTCCGACCGGCACGTATTGCGTACCGTGCAGAACGTGTCGGTCGGAGCCGGAGTGATTCCGGTGGTGGACGATGGCCGGAAGTGCAGTGAGTCGGAAGGTGAGTTGTTGTATATGAGAGCTAAGTTTGAACGAGTCGTAGGGAATCGTGACTCGGAAGCTTTTTATATGATGAATCTTGATGGGAATGGAGGACCTGAGCTTAGTATATTTCTTATTAGGAcatga
- the LOC142178389 gene encoding uncharacterized protein LOC142178389, translated as MAKGWAEQLDTAKSYLDKAAKKIKKFADRKRRPTDYRVGDMVMVKFNPRQFKALRGMHQNLIRKYEGPFKIVAKIGKISYKLDMPSYLKIYHVFYASMLKPYHEDKDDPSRGQSSRAPITITTSHDREIEAIIDYQARRK; from the coding sequence atggccaaaGGATGGGCGGAGCAGCTTGACACtgctaagtcctacttggataaggcagctaagaagaTAAAGAAGTTTGCAGATCGTAAGCGGCGTCCCACGgactatagagttggggacatggtcatggtgaagtttaATCCAAGACAGTTTAAGGCACTACGGGGCATGCATCAGAATCTGATTCGCAAgtatgaggggccatttaagatAGTCGCCAAGAtaggcaagatctcatacaagcttgacatgccatcATATCTTAAGATCTACCATGTCTTCTATGCCagcatgcttaagccatatcatgaagaCAAGGATGATCCAAGTAGGGGCCAATCAAGTCGAGCGCCTATTACTATCACCACCTCGCACGACCGGGAGATTGAGGCTATTATTGACTACCAGGCCAGGCGAAAATAA